Proteins encoded within one genomic window of Candidatus Binatia bacterium:
- a CDS encoding phosphopentomutase — MKDAKRVVAVVIDSGGVGALPDAAEYGDAPDADTIGNVSRRVGGLSLPNFESLGLGVLTGIAGVAANPRPASRAARLRERSRGKDTITGHWEMMGILTEVPFPTYPEGFPGDVIDAFTAIVGKPPLGNKPASGTEIIEELGALHLATGRPILYTSADSVFQIAAHEAIVPLERLYNWSREARAMLVPPHAVNRVIARPFVGEPGAFRRTPNRRDYATEPPANLLDELRSGDVEVHAVGKISDIYCGRGISSSVRVTDNRDAVEKTYELLDRIERGFIFTNLNDFDSKYGHRRDVRGYARALEELDALLPGLTARLRPRDELILTADHGCDPTAPGSDHTREYVPFLHVGPERGGALGDIEGLDYVGRTVKRALLM, encoded by the coding sequence ATGAAAGACGCGAAGCGTGTAGTGGCCGTGGTGATCGACTCGGGCGGCGTCGGTGCGCTGCCCGACGCCGCCGAATACGGTGACGCACCCGACGCCGACACGATCGGCAACGTCTCTCGGCGCGTGGGCGGGTTGAGCCTGCCCAACTTCGAGTCCTTGGGGCTAGGCGTGTTGACCGGCATTGCCGGCGTCGCGGCGAATCCGCGACCTGCGTCGCGCGCCGCGCGTCTGCGTGAGCGAAGCCGCGGTAAGGATACGATCACCGGTCACTGGGAGATGATGGGCATCCTGACGGAGGTCCCGTTTCCGACCTATCCCGAGGGCTTTCCCGGCGACGTGATCGACGCGTTCACCGCGATCGTGGGCAAGCCGCCGCTAGGGAACAAGCCGGCGTCGGGCACCGAGATCATCGAGGAGCTCGGCGCTCTCCATCTGGCGACCGGCCGCCCCATCCTTTATACGTCGGCCGATTCGGTCTTTCAGATCGCCGCGCACGAAGCTATCGTGCCGCTAGAGCGTCTCTACAACTGGAGCCGCGAGGCCCGCGCCATGCTCGTGCCGCCGCACGCCGTCAATCGGGTTATCGCCCGGCCGTTCGTGGGCGAACCGGGGGCTTTCCGCCGGACGCCGAATCGACGAGACTATGCAACCGAGCCGCCTGCAAACCTGCTCGACGAACTAAGAAGCGGTGATGTCGAGGTGCACGCGGTAGGAAAGATCAGCGACATCTATTGCGGACGCGGCATCTCGTCGTCCGTGCGGGTGACCGATAATCGCGATGCGGTCGAGAAGACGTACGAGCTGCTGGACCGCATCGAACGCGGATTCATCTTCACAAACCTCAACGATTTCGACTCGAAATACGGCCATCGCCGCGACGTGCGAGGATACGCGCGAGCCTTGGAGGAGCTCGATGCGTTGCTTCCCGGCCTGACCGCTCGCTTGAGGCCGCGGGACGAGCTGATCCTGACCGCCGACCACGGCTGCGACCCGACGGCCCCGGGCTCCGACCACACCCGCGAATACGTCCCGTTCCTGCACGTCGGGCCCGAGCGGGGCGGTGCCTTGGGCGACATCGAGGGTCTCGATTACGTCGGGCGAACGGTAAAACGAGCGCTTTTAATGTGA
- a CDS encoding alpha-(1->3)-arabinofuranosyltransferase family protein — MKEQTVRAPADVGALGEAWAVRDVLRKAVVPVLFFVLALLVTVGYGSGVQLNDGQAALHIDPLKFLWQLVHAWNPALHLGEHTGYWYPYESPYGWAYGVAQALRIPQDYAQHAIVFAVYLACLFSMHYCLRYVTPWLDEVSRVAGSCAYLFNMYVALNSQAQIVWLLTYATLPAMVGVTARALRGEINLWRAGLFIALLVLVGGGMNPPLVAINAIILAIFVAVTIVFDPAPLRAARRAWPFVAVTAAATVAINLYWLVPFVDFFRSVYLNGVLSETPSMHNAATSFDNVLRGLGHWATFVSFAGRAYFPWAASYAAGIFGALLWFVPIVALGGIAFKRNQRPATLFFLIVTIVSVPLVVGYYHDALGDAVTEPIYNVFYRNFPGFQMFRFSYKWVAGVEFGIGALYAISVSAILAWLREHFSDAPSVRRWNWLAPAAAAAAIVIPIVAFVPVLINKMNYAGPVIPPWEYREKSLVGDDPSHRVALFPTQYLEQFDWGSPQFYIEDSFVDRPMIYGLLGGEPAEGTDVWVRRSYRAAREGLPFAGDMLRVLGVDTILQRDDFIPAIDFSSPGEWRFNTTTLTHDLLHRVVGATPVRSEGPLRVYHLSGALPLVYGVTHPIVSTLPKYSDGYLGDVDAMASGKAVFEPPSRSADEFSSVLTELSPILPASSAQIRDLAVNEVIAHAGIRIHPPPADVGWTTPFTVRSAGVYEIFAMEESLLYAAPPAQNLGIDGSYFSPQTADGAWTEYGQIDLPSGGHFVTDGYPDPNLVVALVSVDDLRAWQDRIAALGRTLPHNRATTSLVYGHKTTVTLPASGKYRITAGAVAPFGPDGQARARLASGGAYRGAFPANLSGTLPYVFGRGVVGTTALMMPPAWYRDDPTAYQWQRGDPTSWFLFAREAHVRVFVPGSQGVDANVAMRVGRLQVSGDMSVAVDGGAQQAVTLAGSAAASQAYDSATSLGGPAAALATFRLTLHPGWNDVAFRFHSGNGEREDLGSGEISAAVAPDLSFSVAHALRASAQRVTDSAFSAFRVADPPDALSGDPELTGTIENMGGRAVWLAVALSNGGRYAYRVYPVPQNGVFDVNFMHAFPDDWDDASQRVAGIWFLTRGAHPNFSSIYYTVHAIPERALRRPQSLASLPIRIDGRPLGAQPVSLSAGRHVVASGDKQVKITLLSIDPVDLPRTNSFGLQWNRRSPTMLDVTARKTANPFLLVFGEAFHPEWQATLNGSEPLPHVVVDGVVNGWLVPSLPDGGEISLVFVGQRYYTIAAALSIVALIVMIVLACAPALWPVRVSDR; from the coding sequence ATGAAGGAACAGACTGTACGAGCGCCGGCGGACGTCGGGGCCCTCGGAGAGGCCTGGGCCGTTCGCGACGTCCTGCGTAAGGCCGTCGTCCCGGTACTTTTTTTCGTGCTTGCCCTGCTCGTGACGGTGGGCTACGGCAGCGGCGTGCAGCTCAACGACGGTCAAGCCGCACTGCATATCGATCCTCTGAAGTTTCTGTGGCAGTTGGTGCACGCCTGGAATCCGGCGCTGCACCTCGGCGAGCACACGGGCTACTGGTACCCGTACGAATCGCCGTATGGATGGGCTTACGGAGTCGCGCAAGCGCTGCGCATTCCGCAGGACTACGCGCAGCACGCCATCGTCTTCGCGGTCTACCTAGCGTGCCTCTTCTCGATGCATTACTGCCTGCGTTACGTTACGCCGTGGCTCGACGAGGTCTCGCGCGTGGCCGGCTCGTGCGCGTACCTCTTCAACATGTACGTGGCGCTGAACTCGCAGGCGCAGATTGTGTGGCTGCTCACGTACGCGACGCTTCCGGCCATGGTGGGGGTCACCGCGCGCGCGCTCCGCGGCGAGATCAATCTCTGGCGCGCGGGGCTCTTCATCGCACTGCTCGTGCTGGTCGGCGGCGGGATGAACCCGCCGCTGGTCGCGATCAATGCGATCATCCTCGCGATCTTCGTTGCGGTTACGATCGTCTTCGACCCTGCGCCGCTGCGCGCGGCGAGGCGGGCGTGGCCGTTCGTCGCGGTGACTGCGGCGGCCACAGTCGCGATCAACCTCTACTGGCTCGTGCCGTTCGTCGATTTCTTTCGGAGCGTCTACCTCAACGGCGTGCTCAGCGAAACGCCTTCGATGCACAATGCGGCGACGTCGTTCGACAACGTCCTGCGCGGCCTCGGTCACTGGGCGACTTTCGTTTCATTCGCAGGCAGGGCGTACTTCCCGTGGGCCGCATCCTACGCGGCAGGCATCTTCGGCGCTCTCCTATGGTTCGTTCCGATCGTGGCGCTCGGCGGCATCGCGTTCAAGCGAAACCAGCGGCCCGCCACGCTCTTCTTTCTCATCGTCACCATCGTCTCCGTGCCGCTGGTCGTGGGATATTACCACGACGCCCTCGGCGATGCCGTGACGGAGCCGATCTACAACGTCTTCTACCGCAACTTTCCCGGATTCCAGATGTTTCGCTTCTCGTATAAGTGGGTCGCCGGAGTCGAATTCGGGATCGGCGCGCTCTACGCGATCTCCGTGTCGGCGATCCTCGCGTGGCTGCGCGAGCATTTTTCGGACGCGCCCTCGGTGCGGCGCTGGAACTGGCTCGCACCGGCCGCGGCGGCGGCCGCCATCGTGATCCCGATCGTCGCGTTCGTCCCGGTTCTGATCAACAAGATGAACTACGCAGGTCCCGTCATCCCGCCGTGGGAGTATCGAGAGAAGTCACTGGTCGGCGACGACCCGAGCCATCGCGTCGCCCTCTTTCCCACCCAGTATCTCGAGCAATTCGACTGGGGCTCGCCGCAGTTCTACATCGAGGATTCGTTCGTCGATCGACCGATGATCTATGGGTTGCTCGGCGGAGAACCCGCAGAGGGTACGGACGTCTGGGTGAGGCGCAGCTATCGCGCCGCCCGCGAAGGATTGCCTTTTGCAGGCGACATGCTCCGCGTATTGGGAGTCGATACGATCCTGCAACGCGACGACTTCATTCCGGCGATCGACTTCAGCTCGCCCGGAGAGTGGCGGTTCAACACGACGACGCTGACCCACGACCTGTTACACCGCGTTGTCGGAGCGACACCGGTGCGTTCGGAAGGACCGCTGCGCGTGTATCACCTGAGCGGCGCGCTGCCGCTCGTCTACGGCGTCACCCACCCGATCGTGAGCACGCTCCCGAAGTACTCGGACGGTTACCTCGGCGACGTGGACGCGATGGCGAGCGGGAAGGCCGTTTTCGAACCCCCGAGCCGCTCGGCCGACGAGTTTTCCTCCGTCCTCACCGAACTCTCGCCGATCCTGCCCGCGTCGTCCGCGCAGATCCGGGATCTCGCGGTCAACGAGGTGATCGCGCACGCGGGCATTCGGATTCACCCGCCCCCCGCCGACGTCGGCTGGACGACCCCGTTTACGGTGCGATCCGCCGGCGTCTACGAGATCTTCGCGATGGAGGAGTCGCTGCTTTACGCGGCCCCTCCCGCGCAGAACCTCGGCATCGACGGGAGCTACTTCTCGCCCCAAACGGCGGACGGCGCCTGGACCGAGTACGGCCAGATCGACCTGCCCTCCGGTGGGCACTTCGTCACGGACGGATATCCCGATCCGAACCTCGTCGTGGCGCTGGTGAGCGTCGACGATCTGCGGGCGTGGCAGGATCGCATCGCCGCTCTCGGCCGAACCCTGCCACACAATCGCGCTACCACGAGCCTGGTCTACGGGCACAAGACCACGGTGACGCTGCCCGCGTCCGGCAAGTATCGGATCACGGCCGGCGCCGTCGCTCCATTCGGACCCGACGGGCAGGCGCGGGCGCGGCTCGCATCCGGCGGCGCCTATCGAGGCGCCTTCCCGGCGAATTTGTCCGGAACGCTTCCGTACGTCTTCGGCCGCGGCGTGGTCGGCACGACTGCGCTGATGATGCCGCCGGCGTGGTACCGCGACGACCCGACGGCATATCAATGGCAGCGCGGGGATCCGACGTCGTGGTTTCTTTTCGCGCGAGAGGCGCACGTGCGCGTCTTCGTGCCGGGCTCGCAGGGCGTGGATGCCAACGTGGCGATGCGCGTCGGTCGGCTGCAGGTGTCGGGCGACATGAGCGTCGCGGTCGACGGCGGCGCGCAGCAGGCGGTCACTCTTGCCGGATCCGCAGCCGCCTCCCAAGCCTACGACAGCGCCACGAGCCTCGGGGGTCCGGCCGCCGCGCTCGCGACGTTCCGGCTAACGCTGCACCCCGGATGGAACGACGTCGCCTTCCGCTTTCACTCAGGCAACGGAGAGCGCGAGGACCTTGGCTCGGGCGAGATCTCTGCGGCCGTGGCTCCCGATCTCTCGTTCAGCGTCGCTCATGCGTTGCGTGCCTCCGCGCAGCGCGTCACCGACTCCGCGTTCAGCGCGTTCCGTGTCGCCGACCCGCCCGATGCGCTCTCCGGCGATCCGGAGCTGACCGGCACGATCGAGAACATGGGGGGGCGCGCCGTTTGGCTCGCGGTCGCCCTCTCAAACGGCGGGCGATATGCCTATCGGGTGTATCCCGTACCGCAAAACGGCGTGTTCGACGTCAACTTCATGCACGCGTTTCCCGACGATTGGGACGACGCGTCGCAGCGCGTCGCGGGGATCTGGTTCCTGACGCGTGGGGCGCACCCGAACTTCTCTTCGATCTACTACACCGTGCACGCGATTCCGGAGAGAGCTCTGCGCCGGCCGCAGTCGCTCGCGAGCCTGCCCATTCGCATCGACGGAAGACCGCTCGGCGCGCAGCCTGTCTCCCTGAGCGCCGGGCGGCACGTCGTCGCCAGCGGCGACAAACAAGTCAAGATCACGCTGCTGAGCATCGACCCCGTCGATCTGCCGCGCACGAACTCGTTCGGGCTGCAGTGGAACCGCCGGTCGCCCACGATGCTCGACGTCACGGCGCGCAAGACGGCGAATCCGTTCCTGCTCGTATTCGGTGAGGCGTTCCATCCCGAGTGGCAGGCGACGCTCAACGGCAGCGAGCCGCTCCCGCACGTCGTGGTGGATGGCGTGGTCAACGGTTGGCTCGTACCGAGTCTTCCCGACGGCGGCGAGATCTCGCTCGTGTTTGTCGGACAGCGCTACTACACGATCGCGGCAGCGCTTTCGATCGTTGCCTTGATCGTTATGATCGTGCTTGCGTGCGCACCCGCGCTGTGGCCGGTTCGCGTATCTGACCGTTGA
- a CDS encoding sugar transferase, producing MQIAVSAPMERRVPQSWPALKRTIDVLVGTLLLVVTAPIVALSALAIACATQGTPFFAQERVGMHGRRFKMYKLRTMVNGAHAMRQSVMHLNEVDGPVFKIRNDPRLHPLGRFLRRTSVDELPNLVNVVLGEMSLVGPRPALPSEVEHYDAIALRRLTVPQGVTCLWQINGRSDVSFEHWMELDNRYVDSWTPLGDLLVILRTIPAVLRRDGAH from the coding sequence ATGCAGATAGCTGTTAGCGCCCCGATGGAGCGCCGGGTCCCGCAGTCATGGCCGGCGCTGAAGCGGACGATCGACGTACTCGTCGGCACCCTCCTGTTGGTCGTCACGGCGCCTATCGTAGCGCTCTCCGCGCTCGCGATCGCCTGCGCGACGCAGGGCACACCGTTCTTCGCCCAAGAGCGCGTCGGGATGCACGGCCGGCGGTTCAAGATGTACAAGCTGCGCACAATGGTCAACGGCGCGCACGCCATGCGTCAGAGCGTGATGCATCTCAACGAGGTCGACGGACCGGTATTCAAGATCCGGAACGACCCGCGGCTGCATCCGCTCGGGCGCTTCCTGCGCCGCACGAGCGTCGACGAGCTGCCGAATCTCGTCAACGTCGTCCTCGGAGAGATGTCGCTAGTTGGGCCGCGCCCCGCGCTCCCGAGCGAGGTGGAGCACTACGACGCGATCGCGCTTCGACGGCTCACCGTGCCGCAGGGCGTCACCTGCCTGTGGCAGATCAATGGGCGCAGCGACGTCTCGTTCGAGCATTGGATGGAGCTCGACAATCGCTACGTCGACAGTTGGACGCCACTCGGCGACCTGTTGGTCATCCTGCGGACCATTCCGGCCGTGTTACGAAGGGACGGAGCACATTAA
- a CDS encoding glycosyltransferase family 9 protein, producing MSGSALVLLLPGLGDALAASPLLRGLNADAWSTDVLTWQAPVTEYVRALGTARDVAELPLRPTPPEMLTQIGRLRRRRHDLCVLPFPATRWQYAFVARAAGARRLCMHDYGGVSSAIARTARTTLIPLRGGHRIAENLRMARALGLTGSPADLEYWVPQSWRAEPQAGTLGIHPGSMAYKGNESKRWPYERFVALAHGQAKRGRRVRFFLGPHEAKEAERAEQDFRGAEGISIVREPLGQAARRLAECEVFVGNDAGFSHLASGLGVKTLALFGMTSEVRGAPVGPTIALRPSLCPACHDEGSHRFECVRRLDYRCILRDVDFDDVSERIDRLFDARSVHQELTLEGPFRLYGKAYS from the coding sequence TTGTCGGGCTCGGCGTTAGTGCTCCTGTTACCAGGGCTCGGGGATGCGCTGGCGGCGAGTCCGTTGTTGCGCGGTCTTAATGCGGACGCGTGGAGCACCGATGTGTTGACGTGGCAGGCGCCTGTCACCGAGTACGTGCGCGCGCTCGGTACCGCGCGCGACGTCGCGGAGCTGCCGCTGCGGCCGACTCCACCCGAGATGCTGACTCAGATTGGCCGCCTGCGCCGGCGCCGCCACGATCTGTGCGTTCTCCCGTTTCCTGCGACGCGCTGGCAATACGCGTTCGTGGCGCGCGCGGCCGGCGCGAGACGACTGTGCATGCACGACTACGGTGGGGTATCGAGCGCGATCGCGCGCACGGCGCGCACGACGCTGATCCCGCTGCGTGGCGGCCATCGTATAGCGGAAAACCTGCGGATGGCGCGCGCGTTGGGGCTGACGGGCTCGCCCGCGGATCTCGAATACTGGGTGCCCCAGAGCTGGCGCGCCGAGCCGCAGGCGGGCACGCTGGGCATCCATCCCGGCTCCATGGCGTATAAGGGGAACGAATCGAAGCGTTGGCCCTACGAGCGGTTCGTCGCCTTGGCACACGGACAGGCCAAACGTGGACGCCGGGTGCGCTTCTTCCTGGGCCCTCACGAAGCTAAGGAGGCAGAGCGCGCCGAGCAAGACTTTCGCGGCGCCGAGGGAATCAGCATTGTCCGCGAGCCGCTCGGGCAAGCCGCGCGGCGGTTGGCGGAGTGCGAGGTCTTCGTCGGCAACGATGCGGGTTTCAGCCATCTCGCGTCGGGCCTCGGCGTTAAAACTCTGGCGCTCTTCGGAATGACCAGCGAAGTACGAGGAGCTCCCGTTGGGCCAACGATCGCGTTGCGCCCCTCGCTGTGTCCGGCCTGCCACGACGAAGGCTCGCACCGCTTCGAATGTGTACGACGGCTCGACTATCGCTGCATCTTGCGCGATGTCGACTTCGACGACGTGAGTGAAAGAATCGACCGGCTGTTTGACGCCCGGTCGGTTCATCAGGAGTTGACTTTGGAAGGGCCGTTCAGGCTTTACGGAAAGGCATATTCGTGA
- a CDS encoding glycosyltransferase family 2 protein produces the protein MLSILMPAYNEASSIAENVCETVETMRDFRVDFEIVVVDDGSLDGTHAAASNALRAWPDHVRVVRCTRNEGKGNALTCGAAYSRGEYVAFLDADMDLHPEQLADFIAIMKDRNADAVIGSKFHPQSRVNYPLTRRVYSFFYYLLVRTLFGLPVRDTQTGIKLFKREVLDKVLPRILVKRFAFDLELLANIHHFGYRIVEAPVTLHFQRISSRVRLPAVWNVFLDTLAIFYRMRILHYYDRLERPPAQVDFAASSHEIVVPVAIRD, from the coding sequence ATGCTCTCGATACTCATGCCCGCTTACAACGAGGCTAGTTCGATTGCCGAAAACGTGTGCGAGACCGTGGAGACCATGCGCGATTTCCGCGTGGACTTCGAGATCGTCGTCGTGGACGACGGGAGCTTGGACGGCACGCACGCGGCCGCGAGCAACGCGTTGCGAGCGTGGCCGGATCATGTGCGCGTCGTGCGTTGCACGCGCAACGAGGGCAAGGGGAACGCGCTGACGTGTGGTGCTGCGTATTCGCGCGGCGAGTACGTAGCGTTCTTGGACGCCGACATGGACCTCCATCCGGAGCAACTCGCCGACTTCATCGCGATCATGAAAGACCGCAACGCGGATGCCGTCATAGGCTCGAAGTTTCATCCGCAGTCGAGAGTCAATTATCCGCTCACGCGGCGCGTGTACAGCTTCTTCTATTATCTTTTGGTGCGGACGCTCTTTGGGCTGCCGGTACGCGATACGCAGACCGGCATCAAGCTCTTCAAGCGGGAAGTGTTGGATAAGGTTCTCCCGCGCATACTCGTGAAGCGATTCGCGTTTGATCTCGAGCTCCTCGCCAACATTCATCACTTCGGATATCGAATCGTCGAAGCGCCCGTCACGCTACACTTTCAGCGAATCAGCAGCCGGGTTCGGCTGCCCGCCGTGTGGAACGTCTTTCTCGATACCTTAGCGATCTTTTATCGCATGCGGATTTTGCACTATTACGATCGGTTGGAACGCCCGCCGGCACAAGTCGATTTCGCCGCTAGCTCGCACGAGATCGTCGTTCCCGTCGCCATCAGAGACTAA
- the murJ gene encoding murein biosynthesis integral membrane protein MurJ produces MASSTFFIMGATFASTLLGFMREVVNARYYGTRWEMDTFLAAATIPTILFGVFNGALVSALVPTFSEYLARHEEEEAWRLASTTLNILAIVLTTCAVIGFFTAKWYVPLIAHGFRQPQMEVAIHMTRWLMPSIVAVSLSGVLSAMLNAYHRFRSAALIGVAVNVVTIACVMLLRPMGIYALVLGTVLGLTAQVLVQLPSFLSIGKYRPIIDLRHPGLRKIWLLLGPIIVGSAAGQLSLFFDRFFASTLAPGYIAGMNYATKLVNFPQQIFAAAIATVIFPLLAAQFARENRRGVARSVVTGLRLVNFITIPAACALVILAHPMVQALFERGTFQASATDLTAGLIPYAAVGLIALAANVVLTRCCFACHETVWPVTISVVTVVLNVLLSLVWLPSLGARGLLLANSTSQTVQALLLLMLTARLVAGIDWGALLASTGKVVLSSLAMLAALGWIGALGVTPEASLGSRAWFLFGQIAIGGTVFVAIARMLGVEELDLAWRTIVAKFERNLVSPPENREAPIA; encoded by the coding sequence ATCGCGTCGTCGACGTTCTTCATCATGGGTGCGACGTTTGCGTCGACACTTCTCGGCTTCATGCGCGAGGTCGTAAACGCGCGATACTACGGCACGCGCTGGGAGATGGACACGTTCCTTGCGGCGGCGACCATTCCGACGATCCTCTTCGGCGTCTTCAACGGCGCTTTGGTGAGCGCGCTCGTTCCGACGTTCTCGGAGTACCTCGCGCGTCACGAGGAAGAGGAGGCCTGGCGCCTAGCGAGCACGACGCTCAACATCCTCGCGATCGTGCTCACGACGTGTGCGGTCATCGGGTTCTTTACGGCGAAGTGGTACGTGCCGCTGATCGCGCACGGCTTCCGGCAGCCGCAGATGGAGGTCGCGATCCACATGACGCGCTGGCTTATGCCCAGCATCGTCGCGGTCAGCCTCAGCGGCGTGCTCTCCGCCATGCTCAACGCCTATCACCGGTTCCGGTCGGCCGCGCTCATCGGCGTCGCCGTCAACGTCGTGACGATCGCCTGCGTCATGCTGCTGCGCCCGATGGGCATCTACGCCCTCGTCCTGGGAACGGTCCTGGGGTTGACCGCGCAGGTGCTCGTGCAGCTTCCGTCATTTTTGTCGATCGGAAAATATCGACCCATCATCGATTTGCGCCATCCCGGCCTGCGCAAGATCTGGCTCTTGCTCGGGCCGATCATCGTGGGTTCTGCGGCGGGCCAGCTGTCGCTGTTCTTCGATCGCTTCTTCGCGTCGACGCTCGCGCCCGGTTATATCGCCGGCATGAACTACGCGACGAAACTCGTGAATTTCCCTCAGCAGATCTTCGCCGCAGCCATCGCCACGGTTATCTTTCCATTGCTGGCCGCGCAGTTCGCGCGGGAGAACCGGCGGGGAGTCGCGCGCAGCGTCGTCACCGGCCTACGGCTTGTCAACTTCATTACCATTCCGGCTGCCTGCGCGCTCGTGATTCTGGCCCACCCCATGGTGCAGGCGCTGTTCGAGCGCGGAACGTTCCAGGCGAGCGCGACCGATTTGACGGCCGGATTGATCCCCTACGCGGCGGTCGGGCTGATCGCACTCGCGGCAAACGTCGTGTTGACGCGCTGCTGCTTCGCGTGCCACGAGACGGTGTGGCCCGTCACGATCTCCGTCGTGACGGTCGTGCTCAACGTGTTGCTGTCCCTCGTGTGGCTGCCCAGCTTGGGCGCGCGCGGCCTGTTGCTCGCAAACTCGACGAGTCAAACCGTGCAGGCCCTACTGCTGTTGATGTTGACCGCTCGCCTCGTCGCCGGCATCGATTGGGGCGCGCTGCTGGCTTCGACCGGCAAAGTCGTGCTGAGCTCGCTTGCAATGCTTGCAGCGCTCGGTTGGATCGGCGCACTCGGCGTGACACCCGAAGCCTCGCTCGGTTCGCGCGCGTGGTTCCTCTTCGGGCAAATCGCGATCGGTGGCACCGTCTTCGTCGCGATCGCGCGCATGCTCGGCGTCGAGGAACTCGACTTGGCGTGGCGCACCATCGTCGCGAAGTTCGAGCGCAACCTCGTCAGCCCGCCGGAAAACCGGGAGGCGCCGATCGCGTAG